One Catenulispora sp. GP43 genomic window, CCCGCGGCTCCTTCGAATCCGGATCCTCCCAGGCCGGCGGCACCGCTGTCGGCAATCCGTTGAGCACCGCGGTGAACGACGCGCCGGGCGGCGGTTCCGGCCACGGTCCGGCCACCCCCGGCGGCCCGGAGCGGACCACCGACGGCGCGGTCGGCAGCCAGGCGCCGTCCTCGCCGGCCTCGGCGCCGGGCAGCGCGAAGTCACCGCAGTCCGCGACCGCGCCCTCGGCCACGGTGACCGGAAGTCCGTTGGCCCCGCTGTGTCAGAACTCTTCGGTGACCGCGCTGGTCGCCACCCAGAACGGCACGACCGCGGGGGTCACCTATGAGACCTTCGAGGGCACCGCGAAGGCGGCCTGCGCCCTGCAGGGATTGCCGGGTCTGACTGTGACCGGGTCAGGCGGTACGTCGGTGAGGATCCCGGTCCTGGCGGCGGATCCGAACGCCGCGCCGCTGCTGCCGATCGTCCCGGCCGGCCAGGCGCTGGTGCTGCAGCCCGGCGAGCGGTTCGAGTTCCAGCTCGCCTGGGTCCCCTGGACCTGTCCGACGAATCCTCCGCCGACGGTCCCGCCGACGTCCGCGCCGTCCCAGAACGGCAGTCCGACGACCACCGCGACGTCCGCCGGACCGACGCCGAGCGGCCCGAGTTCGCCGCCGTCGAGCCAGCCGACGCCGTCCGGGCCGCCGTCGTCGTCCGCGCCGGGCTCGTCGGCCTACTCGGTGGTCTACTCGGTGTCCGGGTCGCAGCCGGCGCAGAGCGTGGGTTTCCGGGCCGAGTGCGGGGCCGCGGTCTACGTCACGAACTACTTCGCGGCGTCGGGGCAGAAGCAGGTGGGGCAGGCGACGTCGGCTTCCCCCTACACAGCGGTCAGGTAGACCCAGTTCCCGTTCTCGCGGACGAAGGAACTGTTCTCCCGCATGGAGCCGGCGCGGCCGGATTCCGTGTAGTGCGCGATGAATTCGACGGTGCCGTCGGTGTGGAACGCCGTGCCGCCGGTGGTGCCGAGGATCTCCAGGCCGGTCCAGCGGAGCTTCGGCTCGAAGTCGAGGGTCGTGGGGCGTGTTGAGGGGTGGTGTGTCTTCAACAAGTACGCGCCGTCCTGTACAGCGAAGGCGCTATAGCGGGAGCGCATGAGCTGTTCCGCTGTCGCGGCGGTTGCTTGTCCGGAGTGCAGTGCGGCACAGCAGTCGGCGTATGGCTTCCCGGTCCCACAGGGACATGCAGAGGGAATCGCTTTAGCGTTTCCGCCCCGGCGTTCTTTACGCGGCACTAGGCACCTGCTTACGGACTTCGAGATGGTCCAGGAGTTCCTGGGTCGCCGCCGCGATGGCGTCCACGGCCTGCTCGAAGGCCTCGGTGTTGGCCTTGCTCGGCGCGCGGAAACCGCTGATCTTGCGGACGTACTGGAGCGCTGCGGCGCGGACGTCCTCGGCGGTGGGGTCGGCCACATAGGGCTCGCGGAGGGTCTTGATGCTTCGGCACATGACTTCAGGCTAATCCCGCGAGCTGACGAGATGCGGGTGCTCCAGGCTTTGCCGGTGCTCCAGGCTTTGCTGGTGCGTGACATGCCAGGCGTCGCGCGCGGTGTCGAAGAAGTTCTCGGTCTCCCGGGCGGAGTCGATCGAGGCCCATACGGTCACCGCTATAGCGATTCCCACCAGTACGGCGAGTGCGCGACGGCGCGGAGGGGGCGGCGCCATCAGCGCGCGGACGCGTTTGCCCACATGCGCCTGCGCCATCGCCGGGACGGTGCGGGGGAGGTTCGACAGGGCGGCCCGGCCGAGCGCCCGGGCCAGGATCTCGCGATCGCCGACCTCGATCGCGGCGTCCTCGTCGGCCCACCGCTCGGTGGCCTCGGTGACCGCGTCCGGCAGCCGCCACAGCAACGGGTTCGCGACCGCGGCGAGGTTGGTCAGGAGCAGGTAGAGGTGGTGCCGGCGGCGCAGGTGGGCCTGCTCGTGGGCGAACATCGCGCGGCGCTGGTCCTCGTCGAGGGTGCGCAGCAGCGAGTCGGTGGCGACGATGCGGGTCGGGATCGCGGCGTGGCCGGGCAGCGACGGGATCCCCGGTACGGCGAAGGCCTGGGCGCGGGGGTCCTCGATCACCGCGATGCTCGCCGGGTGGGCCGAGAAGGCCTTGGCCAGGCGGTAGGTGCGCGCGGATTCGCGCCACAGGCGGATGCCGCCGCGGATCGCGAAGGGGAGCAGGCCCAGGAGCGCGGCGCCCGCGGCGGCGCCGGCCAGCGGGCTCACCGGGCCGTGCATGAGGACCGCGTCGGACAGCCGGCCCTCGGCGGCGAACTCCGGGACCCGCAGCAGGACGACGCCGGCCAGCAGGGCCAGCGAGGCGAGCGAGGTGAGGGCAGTGACCAGCGCCGCCGCGGTGAGCAGGACGGTGGCCACGGCCGGCGGCAGGCGGCGGCCCAGGGCCGGGCCCGCGGCGCCCAGTACGAGCGCGGCCAGCAGCGGGAGGTACACGTTGACGTTCACGGCGAGTCACCCAGCAGCTCGCGGATCATCGCCGCGTCGTCGGGGGAGATCTCGCCGAGGAACTTCGACAGCACGGCCGGGCGGTCGCTGCTGCCCTCCAGCGCGGCGCGCATGGCCTCGGCCGCGAGGTCGGCCTGCTCCACGACCGGCGTGTAGGCGTAGGCCTTCCCCTCGCGCACGCGGGTGAGCATCTTCTTCTCGTGCAGGCGGTCCAGGATCGTCTTCACCGTGGTGTAGGCCAGACCGCCGCCCACCTGCTCCTGGACCGCGGCCGGGGTCAGCGGGCGGCCCGCCGCCCACAGCGCGGCCAGCACTTCCTGCTCCAGCGCTCCGGAGGGTCTGCGTCCGGTGGCCATCAGGGGGTCTCCTCACAGGTCCGGGTCCGCGGGCGCGGTGTCGTCCGCATCGATGCTACAGCTTGTAGTAGATTGCGGGACGGGAACGCCTCGTTCACCCGGCGTTCACCAGTCTTGCCTGTACAGCCCATGGACCGCATCCCCCGATCGTAGGAGTATCCGCGATGCCGAAGGTACGCCACTGGCTGGCGATCCCGCTGGCCCTGTTCGCCGCGGCCCTGGTGCTGGGGCTGACCGCCGCGCACACCTCGCTGACCCGGAGCACCGAGCTGGGATGGAACTCACACATCCAGCAGCTGCGGACCGGCTGGCTCAACCGCGTGATGCTGGACCTGGCGAACCT contains:
- a CDS encoding YchJ family protein, with product MPRKERRGGNAKAIPSACPCGTGKPYADCCAALHSGQATAATAEQLMRSRYSAFAVQDGAYLLKTHHPSTRPTTLDFEPKLRWTGLEILGTTGGTAFHTDGTVEFIAHYTESGRAGSMRENSSFVRENGNWVYLTAV
- a CDS encoding DUF2277 domain-containing protein, whose product is MCRSIKTLREPYVADPTAEDVRAAALQYVRKISGFRAPSKANTEAFEQAVDAIAAATQELLDHLEVRKQVPSAA
- a CDS encoding M56 family metallopeptidase — its product is MNVNVYLPLLAALVLGAAGPALGRRLPPAVATVLLTAAALVTALTSLASLALLAGVVLLRVPEFAAEGRLSDAVLMHGPVSPLAGAAAGAALLGLLPFAIRGGIRLWRESARTYRLAKAFSAHPASIAVIEDPRAQAFAVPGIPSLPGHAAIPTRIVATDSLLRTLDEDQRRAMFAHEQAHLRRRHHLYLLLTNLAAVANPLLWRLPDAVTEATERWADEDAAIEVGDREILARALGRAALSNLPRTVPAMAQAHVGKRVRALMAPPPPRRRALAVLVGIAIAVTVWASIDSARETENFFDTARDAWHVTHQQSLEHRQSLEHPHLVSSRD
- a CDS encoding BlaI/MecI/CopY family transcriptional regulator encodes the protein MATGRRPSGALEQEVLAALWAAGRPLTPAAVQEQVGGGLAYTTVKTILDRLHEKKMLTRVREGKAYAYTPVVEQADLAAEAMRAALEGSSDRPAVLSKFLGEISPDDAAMIRELLGDSP